One window from the genome of Asterias amurensis chromosome 12, ASM3211899v1 encodes:
- the LOC139945337 gene encoding uncharacterized protein — MGRQQYIDEAMRQLNNQTNYKPLDTDPTGTFSKEIQQTLDEMLDCDNLSKKAHKFPSPVDCRTARFYLLPKIHKPDNPGRPIISGNGSPTENISLFVDSFLKPLMPQIPPYIHDTPDFLRKIAGIQKQVPNTAIIGTFDVTSLYTNIPQDEGIAACSSALAKSGHTSPSISDIVSLMQHVLTKNNFSFMGKNFLQVQGTAMGTRMSLFMSHLEQHMLASAPCRPWVWWRYIDDIFFIWTSDEASLKAFINHINSFHRTIKFTSEYSTKDTHFLDVKVLKTDEGLTTDLFVKPTDKHQYLHSIFLITPFLT, encoded by the coding sequence ATGGGCCGCCAGCAATACATCGATGAAGCCATGAGACAACTGAACAACCAAACTAATTATAAACCGCTTGACACTGATCCAACAGGCACCTTCTCAAAGGAGATTCAACAAACACTGGACGAAATGCTTGACTGTGACAACCTCTCCAAGAAAGCTCACAAGTTTCCCTCCCCGGTCGACTGCAGAACAGCCAGGTTTTACCTCCTTCCAAAGATACATAAACCAGACAACCCAGGAAGACCCATCATATCTGGCAATGGTTCCCCCACTGAGAACATTTCTCTTTTTGTTGACAGTTTCCTCAAGCCGTTAATGCCGCAGATTCCACCATACATTCATGACACTCCAGATTTTCTCCGCAAAATCGCAGGTATTCAGAAGCAGGTCCCAAACACAGCCATCATCGGTACTTTTGATGTAACCTCTCTATACACCAACATTCCCCAAGATGAAGGGATTGCTGCCTGCTCTTCAGCTCTGGCTAAAAGTGGTCACACATCACCGTCCATTTCAGACATTGTATCCCTTATGCAACATGttctaacaaaaaacaacttttctttCATGGGTAAGAATTTCCTACAGGTACAGGGCACTGCAATGGGCACTCGTATGAGCCTTTTCATGAGCCATCTTGAACAGCACATGTTGGCGTCAGCCCCTTGCCGCCCGTGGGTCTGGTGGCGCTATATCGATGACATCTTTTTCATCTGGACAAGCGATGAAGCAAGCCTCAAAGCTTTCATTAACCACATCAATTCCTTCCACAGGACCATCAAATTCACGAGCGAATACTCAACCAAGGATACACACTTTCTGGATGTCAAGGTTCTCAAGACAGATGAAGGCTTAACCACAGATCTCTTTGTTAAACCCACAGATAAACACCAATACCTACATTCCATCTTCCTAATCACTCCATTTCTGACATGA